From Stigmatopora argus isolate UIUO_Sarg chromosome 14, RoL_Sarg_1.0, whole genome shotgun sequence, the proteins below share one genomic window:
- the nptx2a gene encoding neuronal pentraxin-2a translates to MLSELFPLFFYLLSPLLSQDAPAAVTSRRFVCNAIPPGAEPGCGDAPSGSRLQANVPAEDELRNTIIQLRESLLQQKETIVRQQGTIKELNSKLARCEAAADDSVPPGKSRGHGSRRKDNSKNTMGDLPRDPGETINQLGKTMQSLKGRLESLEQQSLQISNANASAGSSASALTPLPPQFRELLGQRLGVLETQLLRKVAELEEEKSQLYNETAAHRQRTENVLNSLLDRITELEKNNNAFKSPEDFKVSLSLRTNYLYGRIKKALPEMYAFTVCMWLKSSASPGIGTPFSYAVPGQANEIVLIEWGNNPIELLVNDKVAQLPLSVSDGRWHHICVTWTTRDGFWEAYQDGERLGTGDNLAPWHPIKSGGVIILGQEQDIVGGRFDATQAFVGELSQFNMWDRVLRPVDIVGLANCSAYMPGNVVPWIDANVEVFGGATKASLEICEDRAFDS, encoded by the exons ATGCTGTCCGAACTCTTTCCGCTGTTCTTCTACCTGCTCAGCCCGCTCCTGAGCCAGGACGCCCCGGCGGCAGTGACGAGTCGCCGCTTCGTCTGCAACGCCATCCCACCCGGCGCTGAGCCCGGATGCGGCGACGCTCCGAGCGGCAGCCGCTTGCAGGCGAACGTCCCCGCCGAGGACGAGCTGCGGAACACCATCATCCAACTCCGGGAGAGCCTGCTGCAGCAGAAGGAGACCATCGTCAGGCAACAGGGGACCATCAAGGAGCTCAACTCCAAGCTGGCGCGTTGCGAGGCGGCGGCCGACGACTCGGTTCCCCCGGGGAAGTCGCGGGGGCACGGCTCCCGGAGGAAGGACAACAGCAAGAACACCATGGGGGACCTGCCCCGGGACCCCGGCGAGACGATCAACCAGCTGGGCAAGACCATGCAAAGCCTGAAAGGGCGCTTGGAGAGCTTGGAG CAACAGAGTTTGCAAATCTCCAACGCAAACGCGTCAGCCGGAAGTTCTGCTTCGGCTCTGACTCCTTTGCCACCGCAGTTTCGGGAGCTCCTGGGCCAGCGTCTGGGGGTCCTGGAGACGCAGCTCCTGCGAAAGGTGGCCGAGTTGGAGGAAGAGAAAAGCCAGCTTTACAACGAAACGGCGGCCCACCGCCAACGCACTGAGAATGTGCTCAATTCCCTCCTGGATAGGATCACAGAGCTGGAGAAAA ACAACAACGCCTTCAAGTCTCCCGAGGATTTCAAGGTATCCCTTTCCCTGCGTACCAACTACCTGTACGGCCGCATCAAAAAAGCCCTCCCCGAAATGTACGCCTTCACCGTGTGCATGTGGCTCAAGTCCAGCGCCAGTCCCGGCATCGGAACCCCCTTCTCGTACGCCGTGCCGGGCCAGGCTAACGAAATTGTGCTGATCGAATGGGGCAACAACCCCATCGAACTCCTGGTTAACGATAAG GTTGCCCAGCTCCCACTTTCGGTGAGCGACGGGCGCTGGCATCACATCTGCGTCACCTGGACGACCAGAGACGGCTTCTGGGAGGCCTATCAGGACGGCGAGCGACTCGGCACTGGGGATAACCTGGCCCCCTGGCACCCAATTAAATCCGGTGGGGTGATCATTCTGGGTCAAGAGCAG GACATTGTCGGAGGTCGTTTTGACGCCACCCAGGCCTTCGTGGGTGAGCTGAGCCAATTCAACATGTGGGACCGAGTATTGAGGCCGGTGGACATCGTGGGATTGGCCAACTGCTCGGCGTACATGCCCGGCAACGTGGTCCCTTGGATCGACGCCAACGTGGAAGTGTTCGGCGGGGCCACCAAAGCTTCTCTGGAGATCTGTGAGGACCGCGCCTTTGATTCCTAA